In the genome of Brachypodium distachyon strain Bd21 chromosome 3, Brachypodium_distachyon_v3.0, whole genome shotgun sequence, the window tatatgctaAAAGCATATAGGCCCATTGGTCAAAGCCAGCACCTGGGGCGACCCTTGAGAGTTTCTTTTTTATATCTGAAATACATTTGTCTGGAACCTCTCATCGTATAATTGCCAGTGTCCATACCTCTCCATGTGGAAGGAGGACCTCGGTATGTAAAAGTTGGGCTTCACAAATGTCTCCAGGTTCTTCAGATTCATAGCAGCCTGTTCTATTCCCCTGCTTGTCAAATTTGCACAGCCAAACAGGTCCAGAACCTCCAACTCCTTGCATCCTTCTACGATCAAGTTGAGGCCAACACCAGATAGCTTTCCAAACCTAAGCACAAGATGCTTCAGCTTTTGCATGGACTTTGAGATTGCAATGGCTTCCCTATCGCCATCTTGGGGGCATCCTCTTAGATAGTCATCAGGAACTATTCCTATATGCTCTGATGAATCAAGCCAGTTGAATATGCTCCTCTTGAGAACCACAAGGTTAGGGCAGTTCTGACCAATTGCCTCCAGTGACTTGTATGAAACCTCGTGGCAGTAGCTGATGTCCAATTCTGTGAGCATAGGACAGCATGACGCAACAATGAGCATTGACCGGTCAGTTACGCTTGGGCTGCTTCTGATGGAGAGGATACAAAGCTGTTGAGAGCTGCACATGCGGATAGACGTTGACAGTGAATTCAGAGTGAAACTTCCAATCCAAGTGGGAGATGACAACAATTCTCACGCATAATGACATGTCAAATGCAGACGAATAGACGACACATATACTCATATATCAGCAAAGAAAACGCATCAAGCATTACTTCAGGTATATGGAGCCAAACAAAGCATCCTCAATTTTACCCCAATGACCTACACGAGTAAAGTAACTTCCACAACAAGAATAGTAAATAATTAGATGCAAACAAACTAGTACATCTTTTTATCATAAAGGGAAAACTAGTTAATTTAATCAAGATTCAAGATTATCATTTTACAGAATTTCAGTAGGAAATACAACAGTGTTTGAAATACACTACCAAGTGTACCCGTCACTGAATTTTTGTCCAAGAGCTTATAAATAAAGATAGGGTGCTGACATACACattgcatgcaatgcaattaCAGTCCAATACTGTATGGGTTGTTTTGTTTGTAGCCCTATGGATAGCTTCCTATACTATTGCACTCAGTAACTCACCAACACATATGCCATTCTTTGATCTCCCAACTGGTTTGCCTTATGTGAACAAGAGAAAATGGTTACACCACAAAACGTCCCATTGCTCTGCACTGTTGGCAGGCTTCTTCAGGGACGAGCTGTTTCATTTGCTGGAATATTTCAAATCACCATTTAATTTGATTGTGTACCATATGGTTGGATGATAAGATTGCGTACCAACCTACTCACTCCACTGCACAAAGGAGGCAAGCCCACAGAACCAAACTGCCAGTTGCCACTAAACTTTACTGACATCTTGCATGGCCTGGGGAAGAGGTGGGCTAAAAGTGGCCCATACATCCTGCAAAACAGTAACCGAGAAGACACCTTATCAACTAGCGGGAGTCTTCTGGGTTACTATTTTGTGGGGTAAACGGGCCAATGTAGGTTCACTTCAGACACCCCCTGTTAACTGGCCTGGTTGAGGTCTGCAGCTGGTGCATCTGGCTCCAGTCAAGGGACATATGGACCATCAAAAGAGTGATGATGCCCTCGTCGGGTCAACCTGAAAGCGACAATATAACTTGGCACGGTCTAGGATCTACCATTTGCGATGCCATCTCTTGCTTTATGATCTGACTTCTCGGATTACGAAGAATGTCACAGAACAAGCATTTCACTAACACCACAATCTTCACCACAGACATGCAGTGTTCACCAATCTAGAGGGGAAGCCACCCCCAGCCCCCCACCCCCAACCTCAAGAaaatcaatgcatttctatcAGATGAGCATCTGGAAGTCTGGAACAAGCTGGCACCAAAAGGGTGGGAACAGATGAAAAAGAACATGTACCCTACGATCGTTTATGATGAAATCCTGAATCTCAAAGATGGGCACATGAAGTCGACCGTCCTCTAAAAGCAAGTGGATGACCACAACGGCATGGTCTCCATGCTGCAAGGGTGGCTATTCTTTGGTCATCGTGGCAGTGAGACAGACAGGTTGTTCTTTAGGACAGCTCCACTAATTGACGTCCATCATCTAAGCGTCATCAACTTCCTCTAATGGGGTACAGCGCCTGTCGCCACTACTGCAGCTCAAGGACAAGCCGCTCAAAGGGTGGTGTAATGTCATGGGAAGGCATTAGGAGGATGTGGGCCTTGACCCAGCTGCACACAGGAGATAATCTCATGTTACCTTTTACTAGTTATCAGTTATCACCATATCAATCTGGAGCAGATTTGGTTGTTAGCCACGTGAACCCTAGGTTTGTTTGCCAATTTGTACCCCAGCTATTAAACGTCTGGCAATGATCAATAGAGGATAAGCAATGAAAAAACAATATGTTCCTTTCTCAAGTTCATCCCTCTCATCTGTGATCTAATCTCTTCCCCAACCAAGCTGAGTCCACCCGGCAGTCTGCCTGTTGGTGTTTACCCACCTCTAGACATAACTAATCATGCCTGCATGAAGTGGAAAAGGATTCTTCTACTGTTCTTATCTGCGATCTGCTACTATGtcacagtaaaaaaaaaatctttgtgCGAATAGAAGTATGAATATCAATGTTTCACTCTCTGATGTAGTAGGGACCAAAGGCCATACGAATCGCTGGACAATGCAGTTAAAATACAATCAGGACATTAACCAAGAAAACATATCGATACTGGCAATATGAGCTTCTAACAGATATTACCTCCGATCCGAATTAAATGACGTCCTGCAAAGCTATCCTAAAGTCTCTAGGACGTCAATTAAAACGGAACAGAATGAGTAACATATTTCACGGACCTCCACCAATTTCAGTGGAAATGCCACAACCCGTGGATACACAAAGCCCCCACGCAATCTTACACAAACGTGTATGGGCCCGCAAAGGAGCTCAGCCCATCAGGTTCTAACAAACAAGAAATTCCACGCACCtctcggcggcgacggcgagggcgtCGTCGGAGCAGTGCCGGACCCGGACCTCGCGGAGCTCCCCGGCGGCGAGCGAGGCGGTGGAGCGGAGCATAGCGTCGACGCGGCGCTGGAACGCGGGCGTCCACCactcggcggcgtcggcgccgacggaCTCGAAGGCCGGCTCGAGGTCGAGCGCGGCGAAGAGGGCCGGGCGGGAGCGCGCGGCGTCCCTCCACGAGCGGCAGCACGCCATGGCGCCGCGCCACAGGTCCTCCAGGTCCAGCCGCGAGAACGCGTCCGCCAGGCACACCGGCGTCAGATCCGACCAATCCCTCTCCTCCGGCGCAGCTTCGCCGGCCTCGCCTCCTGTCGCCATCTCGCTAGCTAGGGTTCTCCgctctcttgttttcttttcagttttctctTTCGGGATTTTGGACAAGACGAGGTCTCACGAGGAGCTCCAAAGATTTAGAAGGCCCGAAAGGTGAATTAGGGATTTATCTAGTAAGAGATGATGGTCTTTTTTTCTGGGGATGGAAAATTCGTCCACGCGGTTTTATTAATTTGCAAATTCTTCCTCAGTTAGTTAAAAAAGTGAAATTGGCTGATAACATGACGATATTAGGTAGTATAGATATTAATGATAACATATAGGGTAGAGGTAGAAACTCTCAATTCTTTTTCGAAATTAGAATTATTAAAAGAAATCTATGGACTTATATGGATTCTACCCATTTTGACCCTTTTTTTGGGAATCACAATAAAAGTACTCGTAATTGTTTGGTTAGAAAGAGAAATATCCGCTTCGATCCAACAACGCATTGGTCTTGAATATGCCGGTCCTCTAGGACTACTTCAAGCTATAGCAGATGGGACTAAGCTACTTTTAAAAGAGATATTCTACCAAAGATTTTgacatttttcattttctttttttttttgagagaggatTTTTACATTTTTCTGAGGCTGCGTTTTGACTGTCATTTTCAAAGATGCGCTCTGATTTTTAAATCTCCGACGCTTGttagagggagtataacattATCGTCTATTGAAATTTCTTgacttgtactaaaacaacgacaagtatctaggaacggagggaatatttaTGAGACCGATTCTTTTCCGTTTAGTTCTAGATGTGATACTAACACGGGCATGCAAATTTGTACAGTTTGTTCAGCGACTCATTTCTCATTTTCTCATAAGTGTGACGTCTTCACAAAACTGTCGGTGCTCATTCCTGATGTATTTTTTCCATCTTGTAGATTTTAGTCTATTCCTGCCTTGCCTTGGTCATGAAAATGATGGTGTGTTAGAACACAAAGGCAATGTAGAAGAGATTATCCCAAATCCTCAGGAAGTGAGTTGTGGAGATTATGAACCATAAGGCACCTGATAAACCACCAAGACTACATGATCAACACAAATGGCTAAAATCACGTGAAGACCAAAACATGGTAGAGGACAGGGATATGTgatcttgttgctgctggcaCAAGGAAACTAGTGCAAACGAGGGATGAACTTCATTCTGACGCGGTGGCTAGTCTTGCTGCTACTCTTGTAAGGGTGCTAAAAACATAGAACATCAGTGACTATGACAAGTCAATGATTGTCGTGCTGGCGAAGGAAGCTACGTATTTTTTACTTTGTTTCTTTCAAATTTTTTCTCTTGCCAACGTGCTTGTAATACCGCAACTCGCAAGATTGCTATGTTTGGCGTAAGTAACGAGTTGCATGAATCTTTTTAGGTGGATAATGCCTcacatttttatttcaaaCTTGATATCCAGCAATGGTGATGATCATATAGAATTGAAGCTGTCGAAATTCATATGAAATGCATTGAATGCACTGAATGCCATATGTATTTCAACATGAACTGAAATCTCGTTTTAGTTGTTTTGAGAAGTCCAACATACTCTCTTCAAATTTTCATGCACATCTTTCAATTGTATCACGATCCTTCGGAGCATGTTATGTAGCAAATTTTGCATCTTGAGATTCCCTAGAAATTCATAACATGTAACATTTCAATCATGTGTTGTTGCTACTTCaacggtttttttttctgtgatCCAAAAAGGTCGAAACTTCGCTATCAACATCAGGCTCCTCGTTCCCGTATGTTGCACTTTGGGCACGGTAAACTCTCCCGCATTGTGGCAAACAAGCCAACCTAGAGTGTTTTTGAATAATGTGTACGTTCTTGTGTCTTCTTTAAATAAAGCCAAACACGAGATGAAGTTGTATTCCTGTCTTTATGCATATCCTAAATGGATGTAAATTAAATTATGGGATGTCTAGCACTACTATAACTAAAGAGAAGTTGTGTTGTCctataaaaaaattgtacttcCAATGCATTTCCATATAATGGATTTTCATCATTTATCCTGACTCGCATTGCGTAGAGAACTTAAGTAATCCGAATTCGAGATCAAACCATTCAAATGTGCAACGACCTGTTCTGATAAAATTAAAGAATAAAATCTACCCCGTGTCAGTAATCTCAATTTGGTCACTCATATACGGATACATTGAAATGCAATCATTTATCTTCTTTTAAATGGTTCACTTTGGTCACGCATCATCAAatggcatacatatttggCTGAATTGACGTATTTTGAGTATGGGTTGTTTTATGAAAACAGCAACTCATCCCCTCCCTCTGACGTGGAGGACTAATTTGCAAGCAAAAAAAGTTTTAAAGTAGGGctaatttgcaaaaaaagcCTACCAGTTTAAACAAAACCAGTTTTAAAACATCCAGCTTTACCCTAAAGTACCCTAAACCGAGCGGTCGAACAGGAACAACAAAGCGGAAACCAAGCTCGCTTCGGCttccgccttcgccgccgcctcaatCAACTCAACCATGGCCACAACCCCCACCGCCGTGGGAGCACCCCCGGCAGTACCGCCCGGCGTGTTGTCCGCAGCCGAGGACACGCTCGCGGCGACCGAGTCCGTGGGGGACCAACTCGCCGAGCTGCTCGCTGCAGCGGCCGAGGACCCCGACGCCATAGCCGAGCTCCCGCCTCTGCGTCGCGCACGCGCCTTCCTCGCTGTAGCTCATGCCGCCACCTCCCTCCTCGCAGGCAGGGGCTCGCGCCTTCTCGGTTTGCTACACAACAGGCATGCAATTTGTATCCGTTCTGATTAACTGTCGCCTTTTTTTGGGTGGTTTTGCAGTGCGGCTGAGGTGTTCGGGGATTAATCCGGACGAGCACCCTATCAAGAAGGAGTTCGTAAGTTTATATATCTCCAAGAACCCTATTATAGTTACATCCAAGAGGTGACATTCATTATTATGTAATTCATGCGCAAATTGTTCGTGGGTCGTCGAAACAGAGCTTGTAGTTTTGTAAATTTCACCTTTGACATGGTTTATTGTTTAGTGGGGTGTTGTCATGTTGCAGTATTTTCATCTCTTTTTGGAGCACTGCTTAGGAGAATTTTTATACTTGTAAATTGTAATCCTTGGGGGAGAATTCTGTGAGACAtggaattttgtttttcactTTCTTTTTATCAGTTGTTTTGGCATTTAAGCTGGAGGTTTAGTTCCTAAGAGCTTTGGTTCTTTCCTTTGCAGGAAAGGTTAAGCTTGTGGCAGGAGAAGTTAAATCGTTTAGAGGACTGGGACAAGGGTACTTGACTACTTATTTACTCTTATTGTACGCCTGGCGTATGCATAGATATGCAATGACAACTTGATTCTGAATTGCAGCACCACTGCGTCCTACCACCACTGTGAATActcaagcagcagcaaggtTCATTGGCCATTCGTTGTCCCATTTGACAGCTGGTACATAATTGCTTCTTAAATTTGTATGTTCTTATGTTTTTGTGGTATGGAGTTGAGGTTCCGTTCACTTCAGACCAGAAgaagagcatgcatgcaatcagtaaaggggaaggaggggcCTGGTctgggaagaagaggaagatgcaGCCATTACCAGAGAGGAAGTCAGTTCGTGCCGCTGCAGAAGAGTTCCTTGCAAAGGCTTCTCAGGAGCTTAGTGGGTACAATGGCAATGGGTTGAAAGGCCCTGTTAGACTTGTTCCCGATGAAGATGAGGACTAGATTGATATATTAGTCCTGTGAAGCTCTCAGGTATTTGTTCATCCATAATCCCAATAGCATTTTGGTCAAGATCTGACATTAGTGTATGTAACTATGTATCAATATGTGTATCCCTAATGATCTATTTGATGCAAGTCCTTCACTGGGTATTAGTTATTGCCATCTGTAACTTAGTGGTATATGGTGGCCTGAATATTCTAAAATGGTGAATCCCTAAAGCAAACCTTTTTTGCCATATGATTTTAATTTTGCCTATGTAATTTAGTTACATTATTTAAATAGCAGATAAGTATATTTGGTCCCTCTGCTTTGGACGGATTTAAGCTTTCAAGGACACCTACTTTAGAACTGTTTGAAGTGCATCCTATGGATCCAGGTTTGGTCTAGTCATGTTGACATGTCAACAGACATCACTACTATATGATGAAATTTTCCTTGTTTAGTACAGAAAGGATTTATTTTCTCGTGATGGTTCTAAATTAGACAATGTATGTTGAATGCAACACACACAGTAGACAACAAAATATGAATCTATCACTTTGTTACACATTATATCGAGGCTGCTAGAAACAATTCATGGAATCAGTAGTGTCTAATGTTGACCAAAAGTTTATTCTTTGATGATAGCACCATGCTGTCCATTTGATACACGGGGGTTGGCTTGGTAGCATATTATTACGTGGTTCAATGCACAATGCAGTATTTGCAGATTCAAGCGTATGTAATGTGTCTCCTAAGGTGCTTGATGTTTGAAGTGACTAGTCAGTAAATGGCATATAGGCTTGTGTCTATGCTTACTTCTCTTTGATTTTGCGCATTTGGATGGACTGCCAAGGTGATCAAACATGGTCACCACCTTGAAGACTGAGGACGAGGAAATGGGCCAGGCGGCCAGCAACAGGAGCCCAGAGGCAGAGCAGAATATCTGTGGGCCGATGGCCAAGGTTGGCAAAATGCATGTCAGTGAGAGTCCGGGAGCAGCATACACGCATGTGTTGGCCAAGGCAGGCATAGCATAAAAATAGATTTTGAAGAATAGTTACACCGAATCACCAATAAGAGGGAATAATTTATTACCCTGGAGATCTAATCAGACACAGAATGGTCAACCAGAAACATCGGAGAGGGGGAACTACACCACACGATCCGTGGGGATATCAAGGGAACATACCAGAAGTCAGGAAGATGCTAGTTCTTGTCAAGCTTCCGGGTGTTTGCAAGACCGATGCATCAACATTGGCTGTGGCAACTTCTTATTGAGTTCTTCCAGAACATCTTTGTCTTACACATCAACAAGAACACCACAGTTGGCAGTGGCATGCAGCAAGAAGCAGCAGAGATAGCCTAgcgcagcagcaacagcgcAGATGATTGCATCACCGGTGGCAGTGGCTGGTCCAGGACATAAAGTGATGCACCCATGTACACAAGAAATAGCTTAGCCTGGGATCCCATGTTCGGAGATGGAATCGGTCACTGGGAAGGAATTGCATGTAGATACATGTGAGACAGGTAGGTCAGAATATCTCTGCTCCGGTTTGTTTTGCACGGTTGGAATGTCCCAATCCTTTCATTAGGAGTTTGGATTAGTGAGAAAACCTGTCATAAGTTTGCACACAGAAATTCAGGGGATAT includes:
- the LOC100836666 gene encoding F-box protein SKIP1 isoform X1, with the protein product MATGGEAGEAAPEERDWSDLTPVCLADAFSRLDLEDLWRGAMACCRSWRDAARSRPALFAALDLEPAFESVGADAAEWWTPAFQRRVDAMLRSTASLAAGELREVRVRHCSDDALAVAAESSQQLCILSIRSSPSVTDRSMLIVASCCPMLTELDISYCHEVSYKSLEAIGQNCPNLVVLKRSIFNWLDSSEHIGIVPDDYLRGCPQDGDREAIAISKSMQKLKHLVLRFGKLSGVGLNLIVEGCKELEVLDLFGCANLTSRGIEQAAMNLKNLETFVKPNFYIPRSSFHMERYGHWQLYDERFQTNVFQI
- the LOC100836666 gene encoding F-box protein SKIP1 isoform X2 is translated as MELSRHCGHTSCPFPSCPPSMQRQDHPCITRISLKFSCAKCKLTASLLSNPNSEWKDPTVQTNSRKSSQQLCILSIRSSPSVTDRSMLIVASCCPMLTELDISYCHEVSYKSLEAIGQNCPNLVVLKRSIFNWLDSSEHIGIVPDDYLRGCPQDGDREAIAISKSMQKLKHLVLRFGKLSGVGLNLIVEGCKELEVLDLFGCANLTSRGIEQAAMNLKNLETFVKPNFYIPRSSFHMERYGHWQLYDERFQTNVFQI
- the LOC100834810 gene encoding nuclear nucleic acid-binding protein C1D isoform X2, with the protein product MCSSVGDQLAELLAAAAEDPDAIAELPPLRRARAFLAVAHAATSLLAVRLRCSGINPDEHPIKKEFERLSLWQEKLNRLEDWDKAPLRPTTTVNTQAAARFIGHSLSHLTADQKKSMHAISKGEGGAWSGKKRKMQPLPERKSVRAAAEEFLAKASQELSGYNGNGLKGPVRLVPDEDED
- the LOC100834810 gene encoding nuclear nucleic acid-binding protein C1D isoform X1 — translated: MATTPTAVGAPPAVPPGVLSAAEDTLAATESVGDQLAELLAAAAEDPDAIAELPPLRRARAFLAVAHAATSLLAVRLRCSGINPDEHPIKKEFERLSLWQEKLNRLEDWDKAPLRPTTTVNTQAAARFIGHSLSHLTADQKKSMHAISKGEGGAWSGKKRKMQPLPERKSVRAAAEEFLAKASQELSGYNGNGLKGPVRLVPDEDED